The DNA region CTAGAGGAATGGAACGAAAGAAATTACTTATTAGCCCTCTTTGGAATGTGTACTGGACTTAGAATAGGAGATATATTAGCACTTAAAGTTGCAGATGTAACAGATATAAAGTTAGATAAAAAAGGAAAAAAGATAAGAGTGTCTAAGGACTGGATTAGAGTTATAGAAGAAAAAAGAGACTATGATAGAGAAGTTTTCTTATCTGATGTAATAAAGAGTGCTATAGAAAACTATACTCAAGATAAACCAGGAGAAGAGTTTTTATTTAAAAGTGGCAAGAGGAAGAAATTTAATAGGCCTATCCAAACAAGGCAAGCAGGAAGAATAATAAAAGGAGCAGCAGAAAAGGTAGGAATAAAAGAAAATGTTGCAACACACTCTTTAAGAAAGACATTTGCAAGGCATATTTATGATGAAGAAGAAAATAAGACTTATGCATTAGAACTTATAAGAAAGATTCTAGGACATAAGACAATAGAAATGACTAGAAGGTATATAGGAATAGATAAGGATGAAGAAGTAAAAGCAATAACTAAATTTACTAATAAGTTAAAGAAAAGAAAAAGAAATTAAAATATCTTGTATTTTATCTAAAATTTAATATGTTACGTTTTTCAACAACAGGACATTATTAGAATGTAAAGAGCCTCAATAATAGAATTTCCAAAGAATAGGATAGATTTATTAAAATGTCTGAAAATATATATTAAAGGTCATTTATTCAAGGGATTTATAGGGATGTAGATATTTAAATGTTTATTTAGAAGCTGAGTAAAGAGGTGATTAATTGGATGTGAATGAAGTTGAAATAATCGATAGTAGCTATGAAAAAGGTAAAGAGTTGACAGAAGATCAGTGCAATATGGTAACTCTATTGATTACAGGTGCTACAGTAACAGAAACTGCCAGAATTATTGGAGTAAATAGAAAAACAATCTATAATTGGATGAATAAAGAGCATGTTAGGAAAGAAATGGACAGACGGAAACAGGAGCTAACAAACCAAGGAAATTTAATGATATTAAAGGATTTAGATAGTTATATCAACAATATCAAGGAATTAGCTAGTGACAAGAGCGATAAGAGGGTTATGTTGGCAGCCAATCAGTATCTTATAAATCGTATATATGGAACTCCTACAAGTACAGTTATACAAGCAGAGGATAATAGTGTTGGCATGGGTATGGATGCAACAGAGATAGAAGCAGCTATAGCTAAGATAAGAATAAGAACAAGCAAGAAGTAATTAGATATGAAATAAATCCTGCAAGAATATGTTTTAATTATGTTTGAAATCAATTAAAGCAAAACATATATTATATATATATTTACTTTAATAATTAAATCATATATTGTATTTAACTTTAGTTATAGCTAATTTAATAAAATTTAGTGAGACTTAATAATTAAAGTTTCATACAGTGAAGTGATGTGGATTATTATAGGATATGTGAACCTATTGGAAATGCTAGGTTCTTTTTAACTATGCCGAAAATACATATTTAAGGAATAGTTGAAAGATAATTAATAATTCTAATCAAAAAAATATTTCTTGCAAGAAAATAATTCAAAATACTTTAATATATTTATTTTTTTTATTAATAGGGGGTGTCCTTCTATTTTGAAAAAATTATTTTTTATGGAAAATGAGTTCTAGAAATTTTCTAGCAAAATTTAAAAACCAGAGATGTATTTCAAAGAGGGTGATTTTATTAGAGAAAAATTTACATTGTTTATTTTATTAATTGCATTACTCACTGAGCCTAAAAAAATAGAAGAAGTAAGAGGAAGTAAATACGAGTGGATAATCTAGAAAGAAATATACAATTAATATTTAGTTATCTAGCAAAGACTTTTATAAGAAATGGAGCATCTATAAAAGATGCTGAAAAAGAAGCAAATGAGATTATAAAAGCCAATTCAAACAATCTTTGGGGAGTTAATGGTCTCGCTTATCAACTTGGAAAAATAAACCTAGAATTTTTCTGTATGTATTTTATGCAAGACACATATTTACCAAAAGAAGATAATGCTGCTGCTCCTATAGCTAAAGTTCATCATGAGCTATGGGAAGATATACAAGAATCTATAATTGGAGATGGTTCACAGCAATTAGGAAGAATTTATCCAAGAGGGACAGGTAAAAGTGCATTTGGAGATTTAGCGACAACTGTATGGTCGCATTGCTATAAACATAAGACATATACTTTGATTTGCTCTGACATAGGATCTACAGCAGAGAAATTTGTAAAAGATATAAAAAATGCATTACTTGAAAATGAGTATATTAAAAAAGCATTTGGTGTCCTTTTAAATGATAATGATAGAAAATACATTTGTAATAGTACTCAACTAGAGCTAACAAATAAAACTTTTATTGAAGCTATATCATCTTCATCACCCATGAGAGGAAGAAAATACAATAATAACCGTCCAGATCTTATCATACTTGATGATTATCAGTCAGAAGAAAATGTTAGAACAGAAGATGCTAGAGAGAAAAAATTTAAAAGATTTTCTGATGATGTAAAATATGCTGCTCAAAAACCAGTCATAAGAAATGGTAAAACTATAAAAAGAGGAACAACTTTTATAGCATTAGGAACCTTACAACACAAAGAATGTTTTTATAGTAGACTAAAAAAATTACCAACTTGGAAGTTTAAATGCGAAAAAGGAGTTTTAGTTGATAATGTAGATGAATTATTTAATTCTGGTTTATGGCTTAAGTTCAAAGAGATCTTATTTGATTTTAAAAATACAAATCATCTTGAAGATGCTAAAGAATTTTACTGGGAAAATGAAAAAGAAATGAAATTCCCTATATTATGGCCAAGTTTT from Clostridioides difficile ATCC 9689 = DSM 1296 includes:
- a CDS encoding helix-turn-helix domain-containing protein is translated as MNEVEIIDSSYEKGKELTEDQCNMVTLLITGATVTETARIIGVNRKTIYNWMNKEHVRKEMDRRKQELTNQGNLMILKDLDSYINNIKELASDKSDKRVMLAANQYLINRIYGTPTSTVIQAEDNSVGMGMDATEIEAAIAKIRIRTSKK
- a CDS encoding tyrosine-type recombinase/integrase, with amino-acid sequence MEAHSGQKVNPIKDIEDVFRLLNFLEEWNERNYLLALFGMCTGLRIGDILALKVADVTDIKLDKKGKKIRVSKDWIRVIEEKRDYDREVFLSDVIKSAIENYTQDKPGEEFLFKSGKRKKFNRPIQTRQAGRIIKGAAEKVGIKENVATHSLRKTFARHIYDEEENKTYALELIRKILGHKTIEMTRRYIGIDKDEEVKAITKFTNKLKKRKRN